Proteins encoded by one window of Rutidosis leptorrhynchoides isolate AG116_Rl617_1_P2 chromosome 7, CSIRO_AGI_Rlap_v1, whole genome shotgun sequence:
- the LOC139858533 gene encoding F-box protein At5g03100-like, producing MNAEVDRLSSLPDDLVNKILSFSDTKDAIRTSVLSSRWKNTWKSIPHLDFSLDHLNHLPKFYESVNHVMSSRNSEIELESIKLCFRDEASQEFVKKIMNYAFSHNVSKMTISYRYRDIEFPISLFISQSLKDLTLIGLSYHYTKITSTWDLPALTTLCLDGVKFKFGDNYNELCGLFSKCPNLKNLTLTKCEICHGCGPFITISHPQLSTLNVINGYQSYAINVVAPHLKFLTVVNCQGGLISAPELSSLTYEMQGHFTFSTDGLFSLEKVDFYICYPDKEDAPKIIDMLQQFRNVKYLTLGLEIVEVLASSVQLVSHLPSSFANLTSFKIYPANLDHFPRPLHKSQLSRMKEEEQKNLKMPTEVKNYLLDGSPNAIVTIFSHQEMKALENATKAQQIMLELQMLLAKQKYKCDNNSAPIDQSKSPMERNEANMDDQLATHFENCWQDLFWQIDEGGQKINEIFSTLRQIEYLLKGELPASKRDRIQARFSSLRAEAFNVIILITKSKAALVPAFVNLL from the exons ATGAATGCGGAAGTCGATAGACTAAGCAGTTTGCCAGATGATCTCGTTAACAAAATTCTCTCTTTTAGCGATACCAAAGATGCTATCAGAACTAGTGTTTTGTCATCTAGATGGAAGAATACTTGGAAGTCAATCCCGCATCTTGATTTCTCACTTGACCATCTTAATCATTTACCCAAATTCTATGAGTCTGTTAATCATGTTATGTCTTCCCGCAATAGTGAAATAGAATTGGAGTCCATTAAACTTTGTTTTAGGGACGAAGCTAGTCAAGAGTTTGTCAAAAAGATTATGAACTATGCGTTTTCGCACAATGTTTCAAAGATGACTATTAGTTATCGGTACAGGGATATTGAATTCCCTATTTCTCTTTTTATTTCTCAGTCTCTCAAAGATCTCACTTTGATTGGATTAAGTTATCATTACACTAAGATCACGTCAACTTGGGACCTACCAGCTTTAACAACGTTGTGTCTCGATGGTGTCAAGTTCAAATTCGGTGATAATTATAATGAGTTATGTGGTCTTTTTTCTAAGTGCCCAAACTTAAAAAATCTCACCTTAACTAAGTGTGAGATATGTCATGGATGCGGTCCTTTCATTACCATCTCCCATCCTCAACTTTCTACTCTCAATGTAATAAATGGATATCAGTCTTATGCTATTAATGTGGTTGCACCTCACCTTAAGTTTCTCACCGTTGTAAATTGTCAAGGGGGTTTGATTTCTGCACCTGAATTATCCTCATTGACGTATGAAATGCAAGGTCATTTTACGTTTTCCACAGATGGGTTGTTTTCTTTGGAGAAAGTAGACTTTTATATTTGTTATCCAGATAAAGAAGATGCTCCTAAAATCATAGACATGCTTCAACAGTTCCGCAACGTCAAATATCTTACACTTGGATTGGAAATTGTAGAG GTTCTTGCATCATCCGTGCAACTAGTCTCTCATCTACCATCTTCATTTGCTAACTTAACGAGTTTCAAGATTTATCCAGCAAACTTAGACCACTTCCCACGTCCGTTACACAAGAGTCAACTTTCCCGAATGAAGGAGGAAGAACAAAAGAATTTAAAAATGCCTACAGAAGTCAAAAACTATCTGCTAGATGGTTCTCCAAATGCCATTGTCACGATATTCTCACATCAG GAGATGAAAGCATTGGAGAATGCCACAAAAGCACAACAAATTATGCTCGAGTTGCAGATGCTGCTAGCAAAACAGAAATATAAATGTGATAATAATAGTGCTCCTATAGATCAGAGTAAATCACCAATGGAGCGGAATGAGGCAAATATGGACGATCAACTGGCGACACATTTCGAGAACTGTTGGCAAGATCTGTTTTGGCAGATTGATGAAGGGGGCCAAAAGATTAATGAAATATTTTCAACGTTGCGTCAGATTGAATACTTACTGAAAGGGGAGCTTCCAGCATCAAAGAGGGATAGAATTCAAGCACGTTTTTCTAGCTTGCGTGCAGAGGCCTTcaatgttataatattaataacgaaAAGCAAGGCTGCATTAGTGCCTGCCTTCGTGAACTTGCTATAG